A single region of the Labrus bergylta chromosome 10, fLabBer1.1, whole genome shotgun sequence genome encodes:
- the LOC109975414 gene encoding G-protein coupled receptor 4, with translation LSSSYVFLQVRKDHEAPIYVINLLISDLIQLCCMIILETKLDQTIVYFIHSCGLWISVGFMVCVSLERYLIIAHPLWYRFKRTIKNSVVVSVVVWLIPPVFYLTVFPWFTFDVAGSIFAIFLILPFLLFIFFLVGTLRALSASVSVPSEEKQRVVGILVLVLLIYTLLFLPGTLWLIVRINKPYITLTDLSNIFVKLSPLADLILYVFYRKASISKLFTTVNCCRVADTDTNISTV, from the exons TTGTCTTCTTCATATGTTTTCCTGCAGGTACGAAAGGATCATGAGGCTCCAATCTACGTCATCAACCTTCTTATTTCTGACCTCATTCAGCTCTGCTGCATGATCATTCTGGAGACAAAACTGGATCAGACCATTGTATATTTTATCCACTCTTGTGGTCTATGGATCAGTGTTGGCTtcatggtgtgtgtctcactggAAAG GTATTTGATCATCGCCCACCCACTGTGGTACCGCTTCAAACGGACCATCAAGAACTCTGTGGTGGTCAGTGTTGTGGTCTGGCTCATACCTCCTGTCTTTTACCTAACTGTGTTTCCCTGGTTTACTTTTGATGTGGCAGGAAGCATCTTCGCCATTTTCCTAATCCTTCCCTTCCTACTGTTCATATTCTTCCTGGTTGGGACCCTCAGAGCCCTCTCTGCTTCCGTCTCCGTCccctctgaagaaaaacaacgaGTTGTTGGAATTTTGGTCCTGGTGCTGCTCATTTACACACTGCTGTTCCTGCCCGGCACGCTCTGGCTCATTGTAAGGATAAACAAGCCTTACATTACTCTGACTGATCTATCTAACATTTTTGTTAAGCTGAGTCCTCTTGCAGACTTAATTCTGTATGTTTTCTATAGAAAAGCGTCAATTAGTAAGCTTTTTACCACTGTGAACTGTTGCAGAGTTGCCGACACTGACACCAACATATCAACAGTATGA